CTTTTGGACTCATGTCAAATCTATCCCATGATTAGATTCCATCCAAAAACTAGTGTAGTTACCCTCTTGCCACTCTAGCTATATATATAAGATTCCCATGAaggccatatatatataaaacttttattctttatttacGAAAGTGATTCAAGACAACTTATGGTATTCAAAATATAGAtgtaaaatcataaaatattttgcagcgcaaaagataaaaatgaaagaaaaaaggtggAAGGAAATCACggagaaagacaaaaaaaaaaagtcgcagcaaatttggaatttgggaAAGAATTTAATGGAATATTCCCTATCAGAAATGGTTTTAAAGGACTTGGGATAGATAAACaagagatttgaaaaaaaagttgGGCGTTTTTTTCATAGGATTGAAAGGTCGGGGTAACATTGAAAACCCTTGAAAAGAATAGGATTAATCTTGCCATTTGACCTTAATAAAATCGCAATGGGTCATTCAATGTCTAACCCCTCTAGTCTTTAAAGATAACATTGGAATTTTAACTCATTCAAAATCATGTAGaatattctcattatttttttgagataaaaCAATTTTGTTGCgctttgttgaaaaaaaaaattatttattgctTATGATAAGTCAATCCAAATGGGCTTTTGCCGTACCTGCAAAACTGCCTTGAGTTCCTCCTCAAAATTGGCTTCTTCCAAGGGGTCCACCTCCGTTACCTTCTGTCTCACATGGACTTCATCCTCATCCGAAGCAGATCCACGTGCATCATCATCCTCGTCTTCATCATCGTCACTATCGCATCCATCATCAGGATTATCATCATCCAGCTCCTCTTCATCTCGTCCTGCGTCCATGGAGCCGCTACCTGAATCAGTGTCGCTGTCAGCGATATCCTCGTGCACCTCGCCATTTTCCTCCCCGCCATTTTCAATATTTCGGCCATTGGCTGAGTTTGCGTGTTTACTTTTCCCTGCCACCTTTTCTGCATCAGAGTGCTTCTCACTGCTGGCTTTCTCACTGAAGGCAGTACGCTCATGCTCCTCAAGTTCTAACAGTGCAGCATTAACTTCTTCAATGGACGAATATCGAGTCATGTTGGGACGCAAATCCGCAAACAAATCCTGTAACTCCAGATTGTAAAAAGACCACAGTTGTATGAGGAAATGATCAAACAACCAAAAATTGTCATGAAAGCAGCATGATTTCAGCAATTAAACCTCTAGAAAGAGGACAGAAACTAAAAATTTCCTGTGTCAGCCCAAAATATCGGTCCTTAAGGGCATTCCAGAAAAGTGCAACCCACTTGGTCTATACAATAGACAGTCCTGTAGCACACTACAGTCATGTAGCAAACTACTCCTCTATGTCCTATGCATTCATTTCAATCTAGGAAACATTCACATGATGTAGAGCAACTACTGACCTGTAAGTCAAATTCAACATCCAATGGTAATCCACCTTTGCCCAAAATGTACCTCTGGAAATGCATCAGGAAACGATCAAGTTTCCTCTTGGAAGAGCCACGGTCAAAGTAATGGCCACAGGTCTGAAGAAGTGTAATGACCAGCCTAATGCGAAAACAGTCTTCTGGTGGATCTAATACATCTTGCTGGTCAAGTAGATATTAAAACTACTCAGATTATTGTCCTCAAATGTCAAGCAACGAGCACATGTAAAACTCAAAGACATGTAGCTTGAGGTTTTGCCAAACCCACTGACCAAGCCAAAAAATTTCACACAGTGACAATAATCATGATTTCATGTTAATGATATTTAAATTTACAAGATACTCAACACAGACAATACTAATGCTATCATATGAACAATTAGACCCACCAAAACTTGGATTAGCCACACATGGCAGCACTCAGTATAAACTGATAATAACGCCATGAGGCCCACAAGCACTTGTTTGGTCTTTtctaaaaaaaggaacagaaatgcGTAACAGCTGGCGGTGAGATTTCACATTCAGAATGAAACAATAACAACATATGCAATTCTCATCAGATGATAACAGGAAAATCTTATCGTGACATCAAATAATCcgcatttttcaaatttacagGACCACAATGAGCAGATTTATGCATAATAGTCATTATGATTACGTAGATGATGGGGAGGTTCTCCACAAATGCATAATAGCATTTGTGGATAGTAGTCCTTAGGATTATGCATACCGCGCAGAACCATACTGAGTAGATTTATGCATAGTAGTCTTTAGGATTACACATAATAGCATTCTAGGAAGGATGAAAACTCTCCCAGTATACGCAATCCACCTCTGCTGCATTCCGTAATCATTCAAACGAGCTACTATAAAGAACTTCAAGCAAGAAAAGGAATTAACTCCATACCTCCGTTGTGCCATGGCCaaaaacaagaatcaaatgaagagtcTCGAATATAACAGATGAATCTACATGTTCATAGTTGTAAAGCTCTCCTAAGAAGCGCATATGCGCAACCCGCCTCTGTTGCATTCCATAATCATTCAACTCAAGTCCAAGATGGATCTCTTCCAAAACCTGAAGTTAATAACAAAAGGCCACACTTTTAATAGTTCTTTTCAATCAAATACAAAGAGAACAGGCATGCAAATACATCCAATACTCATTTTTCATTATGTAAGTTGTTCATTTTGCTCCAAGCTAGATCAAAAGTTGGAAGACTACGCCCACTACAAGCCTAATATTACATCCAGTACTCATCTGCAAGTTAGTAATATTTCCCTACCCCTTCCCTCTTTCTGTAAATTTTCAGTTGGATTGTTCTGGGACAGGGAACAGTCAAAACGTTTAAACACTCAACTGGAATGGATTGGATTAACCAATTATCACTAGCTTCATGATTAAACAGGACCAAAGATATGTCAGTGAGCTCCTCGACGATTAAATAGCCAATGGCTCAAAAAACAAATACTGAACACAACAAACTTCATCCAGTAAAAGGAACatgttttaaaaaaacaaacctcATCAACAACGGCCACGGCAAATTCATCATGATAGCGGCTTAAACCAGCAGTCAGAGAAGCAATCAAGTGAATCTGACCATATTTTCCTCTATGAACCTTCATAAAGCATTTTAACAGGTATGCTTCACATTCACTCCATGGTAATTTACGAAGTTGTCTCAGCACATGCTCAATGGAAGATTTGTCCAGGTCagagaaaagcaatttcctGATGTACTGCcataaatgaaaaggaaagcaaaaaaaagaaaattgtagcATTAATTAAAATTACTGGGATCACTGAAATCATGGCAGgtagaataagaaaagaaacgaTACCTGATGCAATGGTGGTCTAACTTTTGCTACTCGTGCAGACCTTTCAGGTGGTTTGCAGAGGTAATAAGCATTTTCTACAAGGGTGCTATGTCGAGGATCCAGGTTCTTTACATTTTTCAAGCGCATTAAAATTTCCAACATGTTAGCCATGCGAACAGTAGTTTCAGGAGACCGATACAGAAAACGACCACATGTCTCGAGGAGATTACACGCAACATCAATGTTATGGTGAGTGAAATCATCTAGACAAgcctggaaaaaagaaaagcaaaaatgagTGAGCAAATACTTTGCTATGAGCTGCTTTTCTCAACCCAAGTAATGTTGCTATCTGTATAGTCAAGTAATACCTGAATTTCATTGGAAACAGCAAACAAATGCATAGGAAACTAAAAAGAAATGTGGAGACAGTGAAGCATTATGTTTGAAATTCAGCCAAAATTACATCAAGTTTCCTTACCACATAAGCAACTTAAAAAAACCTCTTACAGATGTGTTTCTTTCCTCAATTTCTAGAAGTGGGACGGGTGCAGTAGAATCTAGATAACTTAAAAGCTCCTTGATATGCATCTATATGGTTCTCAGAAACTGAGTCGGACTAATAAATTCCACCACCTTGAATAGCTCTCTAGAAAACCCAATACGTCAATTTACTTGTCCCCTTGACTAAAGCTCTTTTAAGTGCAAAATCACACAATAATTGAAAACTAATAATCCCACATCTTAGGACAAAAAATCTGTTACACATTAACCGCCTCACTTGTGAAACTCATGATCATACGGAAAATGCTATACTCTGGTGCTCATTTTGCACATATATAGTTATCTGACCTTCCACTAGCATAAAATGATCCTCACTGTGCTTAAATAGCTAAAAGGATTCACTGCAGTGTAAACACATGCGAATCCACACAAACGAAAAAATAAGACAATGGAGATCTCAACACAAGATCCAAGGCTCACAGAATGTCAATAGAAGTGAGATGCTTGGTTGGATGCAGCTTACCTTCAAACAACTGAAAACAAGGCCAGCAGGAGCAATCCTGAACTTGCAGAGTTCTCCAATAAATCTAATATTTCTGATTTTAGTTTCTATATTCATTTGGTCCTGCAAACAAATCGAATTTGACCATCATtgtaataattgaaaaaaagcactcaaaaaaccaaaatcctgTAGATGTAAGGATGTAAGATGACAAGCAAGTTATGAGAAAGCAAAAGCTGTAAGCTCCAGAATCCAGCCACACCTTTTTATTAATGAGGAAATTAAACTCCTCCTCCAACATCTGAAGCAGCATAGCAGATACATCCTTCATGCAAGTAGACAGTGTGGCAACCATCCGTGAATAATAGGGAAGCAGTTCCAGTGAGGTCCTGGGGACATTAAAAAGCGCCCTCACAAGCCTTTTACGATTAGACTTTGAATTTACATAACAAAACTCCACCtggacataaaaaaataattgatgttACCATATAAAAGTGTAAAAATAATGAGAGACCAAAGATTAACTGTGATTACCGTTAATTGATCAATAAGGTCCCGACCCACACAACCAGGAAGCCTTTGCAATAGGGCATCCAAACTAGTTCCTTCCAGTCCTTTGACTTTCTCCTTCTCACTTTCCACTTTTTTCtccacttctttttctttgcctttctcTTTATCCatatcttttgtcttttctttatccttttcttctttatccttCTCTTCCTTGTCCTTCCCTTTCTCAAAAACTTTTCCCTCCTGTGAGGAGCCTGGTTCAACAGATATCTCCAATCTTTCCTCAGCAATTACTTGACCTCGTTCAGGATCAGTTGCTGATTCCTTCTCCAAAAGAACAGCCAAgtaaatatgagaaaatatagCCTAGAAAGAATCTCAGAATAGAATATGTACAATGGAAGAATATGAAGCCACCTGCATGCCCCTGATCTTATCCATACAGAACAGTTTTTAATGGTTTGAAAGCAAAACCCAGAAGAACATAATTAGATTAGAGGGATTGGAAAAATATAAACGGTATTATAGAAAGCATACAAGTAAATGTATATGGCTCCTCTAcattttgaagagaaaaaaggggaaggggGGAACCTATAATTCAGACATTGGAACAAACAaggatttaattgaaaataagaaatcaaaGTTAACTTtcaagggaagaagatgaaaagactTGGCCAAACAAAGATGAAACAAATTTCCACCGGTGTAGGACAAAAATTTTTTAAGGGCTATCAGATCACAGCATTAGCaatcaaattcatcaaaacagTGTTCTAGAGACAAACCCTTGatatggaaaagaaatgaatatCAGATTAGTCTATCGAATCAATGAAGACTATGTGCTCGCGTATCAAGTACTCAGCATATCCAAATTGAATTAATCTACTGCTATAGACTACTAATCTGACCAACCAGCAGTGTTAAGTCTAGAGACTCATAATCCGATTCACAATAAAACCAATGCTGAACATGCAATGCACCATCCATTCATTACAGATTAcaggaaaaacagaaaacaaatgTGCCACTAAAATAAATAGATGAGTCTCAATCCCATCGGtcattaaattaatgaaaaaaccCAGCATGATGCACCAATATAGTAAGAAGTGAATGgcatgaaagaagaaaataactcATTATATTACCCGAATGCAAGCCTATCCCCAACATCAACAAAAGAACTTCCAAAAAGGCATGACAAACAATATCCTTGTGATTTGTATCAAGCAATATTTGTCATTCGTTGCACGTGACTTGAGCTTGAGCTTAATATAATAGAAAGGAATTTACTACCATCACTTAGTGATCCTCAAACTTCATGAAGAATGGCACTTGGAAGTGGTGATTAAGATATTACAAAGAACAAAAGTAGGGCAAGAAAATTAGTGTAGCATCCCAAGAAAATCATTTAAACATCAGTGAATAGAATAAGAAAGATTTCACTCAACTTGACTACCACTATTAGGGGAGGGAGCGCAATGAC
This Eucalyptus grandis isolate ANBG69807.140 chromosome 7, ASM1654582v1, whole genome shotgun sequence DNA region includes the following protein-coding sequences:
- the LOC104454177 gene encoding regulator of nonsense transcripts UPF2 is translated as MDSNEGESRSGGEQHGKQDDEENVARQEELKKSIDAKMALRQSNLNPERPDSSFLRTLDSSIKRNTAVIKKLKQINEEQREGLMDELRGVNLSKFVSEAVTAICDAKLRSSDIQAAVQICSLLHQRYKDFSPSLIQGLLKIFFPGKSADDSDADRNLKAMKKRSTLKLLLELYFVGVIEDGGIFINIIKDLTSLEHLRDRDTTQSNLALLASFARQGRIFLGLPLTGQEIYEEFYKGLNITAEQKKIFRKAVHAYYESAGELLQSEHAALRQMEHENAKILNAKGELSDENVSSYEKLRKSYDHLYRNISSLAESLDMQPPVMPEDGHTTRMTSGEDASSPAAKDSSTAEALWDDEDTRAFYECLPDLRAFVPAVLLGEVEPKVNEQSTKTQDQPTESATDPERGQVIAEERLEISVEPGSSQEGKVFEKGKDKEEKDKEEKDKEKTKDMDKEKGKEKEVEKKVESEKEKVKGLEGTSLDALLQRLPGCVGRDLIDQLTVEFCYVNSKSNRKRLVRALFNVPRTSLELLPYYSRMVATLSTCMKDVSAMLLQMLEEEFNFLINKKDQMNIETKIRNIRFIGELCKFRIAPAGLVFSCLKACLDDFTHHNIDVACNLLETCGRFLYRSPETTVRMANMLEILMRLKNVKNLDPRHSTLVENAYYLCKPPERSARVAKVRPPLHQYIRKLLFSDLDKSSIEHVLRQLRKLPWSECEAYLLKCFMKVHRGKYGQIHLIASLTAGLSRYHDEFAVAVVDEVLEEIHLGLELNDYGMQQRRVAHMRFLGELYNYEHVDSSVIFETLHLILVFGHGTTEQDVLDPPEDCFRIRLVITLLQTCGHYFDRGSSKRKLDRFLMHFQRYILGKGGLPLDVEFDLQDLFADLRPNMTRYSSIEEVNAALLELEEHERTAFSEKASSEKHSDAEKVAGKSKHANSANGRNIENGGEENGEVHEDIADSDTDSGSGSMDAGRDEEELDDDNPDDGCDSDDDEDEDDDARGSASDEDEVHVRQKVTEVDPLEEANFEEELKAVLQESLEQRRLELRGRPTINMMIPMSVFEGSTKDHHGRGLGGESGDEAVDEEGGARKEVQVKVLVKRGNKQQTKQMYIPRDSSLVQSTKQKEAAELEEKQDIKRLVLEYNDREEEELNGLGNQSLNWSQSGAGRVISRGNNWEAGGGRTVGTRHRHLNYPGGGGYYSRKR